A genome region from Sphingorhabdus sp. SMR4y includes the following:
- a CDS encoding cryptochrome/photolyase family protein, with translation MTKPKIIWFRRDLRLADQAAVAAAASSGPVIPVYILDDETPRHRIMGGASRWWLHRSLEDLEACLQALGSRLILRQGPAAEHLAEIVKSTGADEIHALHHYEPWWINAERMLEKSLGDEAQLILHDGNYLLPPGTVTTGAGTPYKIYTPFWKALRQHMPPGEAAPAPDSLVTPESWPDSDALEDWSLLPSKPDWAAAFGDHWKPGSAGAEDNLEDFADKAAAYDEGRNLPSEELVSRLSPHLHFGEISPATVWNRLAEQGSKVETYLKELVWRDYAQNVIEQFPQYGGESYREKMRALPWRELSDDAVKADFEAWCQGRTGYPIVDAGMRELWVTGWMHNRVRMIAASFLIKHLLIDWREGERWFWDTLVDADYASNSVNWQWVSGTGVDSNMFVRIMAPLSQSEKFNAGDYIRRWVPELADIGDPYIHDPEDHGCKPSDYPAKIIGHKESRQRALDAYAKVK, from the coding sequence ATGACAAAACCCAAAATTATCTGGTTCCGCCGCGACCTTCGTCTGGCCGATCAAGCTGCCGTTGCTGCTGCCGCATCAAGTGGTCCGGTCATCCCGGTCTATATTCTCGACGATGAAACGCCCAGACACCGCATCATGGGCGGCGCTTCGCGCTGGTGGCTGCACCGGTCATTGGAAGATTTGGAAGCATGTTTGCAGGCTTTGGGATCACGTCTGATCCTGCGTCAGGGGCCGGCCGCAGAGCATTTGGCCGAAATTGTCAAATCGACCGGTGCGGATGAAATCCATGCGCTGCACCATTACGAGCCCTGGTGGATCAATGCCGAACGAATGTTGGAAAAGTCTCTCGGCGACGAAGCCCAGCTGATCCTGCATGATGGCAATTATCTGTTGCCGCCCGGGACCGTGACCACCGGGGCTGGCACGCCCTATAAAATCTACACGCCGTTCTGGAAGGCGTTGCGCCAGCATATGCCGCCGGGGGAAGCCGCTCCGGCGCCCGATAGTCTGGTAACACCGGAGAGCTGGCCGGACAGCGATGCGCTGGAGGATTGGAGCCTGTTGCCCAGCAAGCCCGACTGGGCCGCCGCTTTTGGCGACCATTGGAAACCCGGGTCGGCGGGCGCGGAGGATAATCTCGAGGATTTTGCCGATAAGGCGGCGGCCTATGACGAGGGCCGCAATCTGCCGTCCGAAGAGCTGGTCTCCCGCTTGTCGCCGCATCTGCATTTTGGCGAGATCAGCCCCGCCACCGTCTGGAACCGGCTGGCGGAGCAGGGCAGCAAGGTGGAAACCTATCTCAAGGAGCTGGTCTGGCGCGACTATGCGCAAAATGTGATCGAACAGTTCCCGCAATATGGCGGCGAGAGCTATCGCGAGAAAATGCGCGCGCTGCCGTGGCGGGAATTGAGCGATGATGCGGTGAAGGCCGATTTCGAGGCCTGGTGTCAGGGCCGGACCGGCTATCCGATCGTCGACGCCGGAATGCGCGAATTATGGGTGACCGGCTGGATGCACAATCGCGTGCGGATGATCGCGGCGAGTTTTCTGATCAAGCATCTGCTGATCGACTGGCGCGAGGGCGAGCGATGGTTCTGGGACACGTTGGTCGACGCCGACTACGCCTCCAACAGCGTCAACTGGCAATGGGTGTCGGGCACCGGCGTCGACAGCAATATGTTCGTCCGGATCATGGCGCCGCTCAGCCAGTCGGAGAAATTCAATGCCGGGGACTATATCCGGCGATGGGTGCCTGAACTGGCGGATATTGGCGATCCTTATATTCACGATCCGGAGGACCATGGCTGCAAGCCGTCGGATTATCCCGCCAAGATCATCGGCCACAAGGAATCGCGGCAACGCGCCCTTGATGCATATGCGAAGGTCAAATAA
- a CDS encoding metal-dependent hydrolase, whose translation MDNLTHSLAGAVLGQMGLKQKTGLGMATLIIAANIPDIDAVATLLGGVQHLAIRRGITHGPIAMLLLPMVLTGIMIWFDRWQEKRGKRPADRLPIHKGWLLALAYIGCLSHPALDWLNSYGIRLLEPFSSQWFYGDSIFIIDLWIWAAMIAGLWVSRRREKKGADNWQRPAWISFAAVCAYIFANGVITGKAEAETKAMLAHDAAQGEANMVVANPVPLQFWKREMLWRNHSAYGSGAYDLFAGLILDEKQAMAEPGRALLPELATASDDAAAFLFWSRMPVVERDQAEAIVRDQRFMDPLVGDRFSVRVNVRKDRLDQTAP comes from the coding sequence TTGGATAATCTAACCCATAGCCTAGCGGGCGCTGTTCTCGGCCAGATGGGTCTGAAACAGAAAACCGGCCTCGGCATGGCGACTTTGATCATTGCCGCCAATATTCCCGATATCGATGCGGTTGCGACCTTGCTCGGCGGCGTGCAGCATCTGGCGATCCGGCGGGGGATCACCCACGGGCCGATTGCGATGCTGCTGTTGCCGATGGTGCTGACCGGGATCATGATATGGTTCGATCGCTGGCAGGAAAAGCGTGGGAAACGGCCTGCGGACCGGTTGCCGATCCACAAGGGCTGGTTGCTGGCGCTGGCCTATATCGGGTGCCTGAGCCATCCGGCGCTGGACTGGCTGAACAGCTATGGCATTCGCCTGCTCGAGCCCTTTTCATCGCAATGGTTTTACGGTGACAGCATCTTCATCATCGATCTCTGGATCTGGGCGGCGATGATCGCTGGCCTCTGGGTTTCGCGGCGACGGGAGAAAAAGGGGGCGGACAACTGGCAACGACCCGCGTGGATCAGCTTTGCTGCCGTCTGCGCTTATATTTTCGCCAATGGCGTGATCACCGGCAAGGCGGAAGCGGAGACCAAGGCGATGCTCGCGCACGATGCTGCTCAGGGCGAAGCGAATATGGTGGTGGCCAACCCGGTGCCGCTTCAGTTCTGGAAGCGCGAGATGCTGTGGCGGAATCATTCTGCATATGGATCAGGTGCTTATGATCTGTTTGCTGGACTGATTCTCGATGAAAAACAGGCCATGGCCGAACCCGGCCGGGCGCTGCTTCCCGAGCTGGCAACCGCCAGCGATGACGCCGCGGCTTTCCTGTTCTGGTCGCGGATGCCCGTCGTTGAGCGGGATCAAGCCGAGGCCATTGTCAGGGACCAGCGCTTCATGGATCCGCTGGTCGGGGACCGGTTCTCGGTCCGGGTGAATGTCCGAAAAGACAGGTTGGATCAGACGGCTCCCTGA
- a CDS encoding GxxExxY protein produces the protein MPSLEEIAKISVDCGFHLHRDIGPGLLESVYEVLLFESLKDRGLFVERQKIIPVTFKGRVLDDAFRADLIVEKRLLIELKSTERHSPVHAKQLLTYLRLMDLPLGFLMNFGAATFKEGVKRLANNYFRG, from the coding sequence GTGCCAAGTCTTGAGGAAATCGCGAAAATATCTGTTGATTGCGGGTTTCACCTGCACAGGGATATTGGGCCGGGACTCCTCGAATCCGTCTATGAAGTTTTGCTTTTCGAAAGCCTGAAGGACAGGGGGCTTTTTGTCGAAAGGCAGAAGATCATACCTGTTACGTTTAAGGGCCGGGTTTTGGACGATGCGTTTCGTGCGGACCTCATCGTCGAAAAGCGACTGCTGATAGAGTTGAAGTCTACCGAACGGCACTCGCCTGTTCATGCAAAACAACTGTTAACTTATTTGCGACTGATGGATTTGCCATTGGGTTTCCTGATGAATTTTGGCGCAGCCACTTTCAAAGAAGGTGTCAAACGTCTGGCAAATAACTATTTCCGAGGCTAG
- a CDS encoding 2-oxoacid:ferredoxin oxidoreductase subunit beta, with protein sequence MNEMTKITTTLKDWETDQEVRWCPGCGDYAILKAVQRTMPDLGADPSKTVFVSGIGCSSRFPYYMETYGFHTIHGRAPAVATGVKLANPELDVWIITGDGDALSIGGNHTMHLLRRNLDCQVMLFNNEIYGLTKGQYSPTSRQGTQSPSTPYGSVDRPASPCAFALGAGARFVARGIDVHKGLPDVLKAAHAHKGTSFIEIFQNCIVYNKDVFEEFAAKKTAADTQLHLVDGEPMLFGKGTKGITLNRKTLQLEVVDVVDGDWQAADVIVHDVTNRSVAHMLIEMQFGEFPMALGVLYDDPRPTFESAVVAQNEAAAAGKKPDLQALLSKGQTWTVTEGGPEL encoded by the coding sequence ATGAACGAGATGACAAAAATCACGACCACGCTGAAAGACTGGGAAACCGATCAGGAAGTCCGCTGGTGCCCCGGATGTGGCGATTACGCCATTTTGAAGGCGGTACAGCGCACGATGCCCGATCTGGGGGCTGATCCGTCCAAGACGGTCTTTGTCAGCGGTATCGGCTGCTCCTCGCGCTTTCCTTATTATATGGAAACTTACGGCTTCCACACGATCCATGGTCGCGCGCCGGCTGTGGCGACCGGCGTCAAGCTGGCCAATCCGGAGCTCGACGTGTGGATCATCACCGGCGACGGCGACGCGCTGTCGATCGGCGGCAACCACACGATGCACTTGCTGCGCCGCAATCTCGATTGCCAGGTGATGCTGTTCAACAACGAGATTTACGGGCTGACCAAGGGGCAATATTCGCCGACCAGCCGTCAGGGTACGCAGAGTCCCTCGACGCCTTATGGTTCGGTCGACCGGCCCGCTTCGCCCTGTGCCTTTGCTTTGGGCGCCGGTGCGCGCTTTGTTGCGCGCGGCATCGATGTTCACAAGGGACTGCCCGACGTTCTGAAAGCGGCGCACGCGCACAAGGGCACGTCCTTCATCGAAATTTTCCAGAATTGCATCGTCTATAACAAGGACGTGTTCGAGGAATTTGCGGCGAAGAAAACCGCTGCCGATACGCAACTGCATCTGGTCGACGGCGAACCGATGCTGTTCGGCAAGGGCACCAAGGGCATCACGCTCAATCGCAAGACGCTGCAGCTGGAAGTCGTCGACGTGGTCGACGGCGACTGGCAGGCGGCCGACGTGATCGTTCATGATGTCACCAACCGGTCGGTGGCGCATATGCTGATCGAAATGCAATTCGGTGAATTTCCGATGGCTCTGGGCGTGCTCTATGACGATCCGCGGCCGACATTTGAATCGGCTGTGGTCGCGCAGAACGAGGCTGCGGCAGCTGGCAAGAAGCCGGATCTGCAGGCTTTGCTGAGCAAGGGGCAGACCTGGACGGTGACTGAGGGTGGGCCGGAACTGTAA
- a CDS encoding 2-oxoacid:acceptor oxidoreductase subunit alpha, translated as MATALKQEEPNSPHSDGAENVVVRFAGDSGDGMQLTGGQFTLSTALAGSDLATFPDFPAEIRAPQGTLFGVSAFQINFGSRAIETAGDQPDVLIAMNPAALKTNVDALRPGGLIIADEGEFGKRNLDKAKYENNPLEDGSLAKWQLLKLDISALTLEAVKPFGLGNKEALRCKNMWTLGLALWMFERDREPIIDWLKGKFAKLPDVADANIAALNAGHAYGETAELSGDGLGSSHLTTRKVGAAPSAPGKYRTVTGAESLSLGLVAGAQLADLPMFFGGYPITPASAILHHLSRLKEFGVTTFQAEDEIAAIAAAIGASYAGKLGITSSSGPGIALKGEAIGLAIMTELPLVIVNSQRGGPSTGLPTKTEQSDLYQAVYGRNGDAPMPVIAARSPSDAFECAIEAVRIAVQYMTPVMLLTDGYIANAAEPWKIPDVSGLEPFPTSFLETMPADGLKPYARDEKLARPWIKPGTPDLMHRIGGIEKGVDTGHIDYGAANHQKMTEIRRDKVLGVADSIPDQEVALGNTSGKLAVVGWGSTFGPIHQAVRRAVEAGKDVAHIHIRNIWPMPKNLGDLLKSYDRVIVPEMNTGQLKTVLRDQYLVDAKPVNKVSGQPFTIAEIEAAIEENLS; from the coding sequence ATGGCCACCGCATTGAAGCAGGAAGAACCGAATAGTCCCCATAGTGACGGCGCAGAAAATGTTGTCGTCCGTTTCGCCGGAGATAGCGGCGACGGGATGCAGCTGACCGGAGGGCAGTTCACCCTGTCGACGGCGCTGGCGGGCAGTGATCTCGCGACCTTCCCGGACTTTCCGGCTGAAATCCGGGCCCCGCAGGGAACCCTGTTCGGCGTGTCCGCTTTCCAGATCAACTTCGGCAGCCGCGCGATTGAGACTGCGGGCGACCAGCCGGATGTGCTGATCGCGATGAACCCGGCCGCGCTGAAGACCAATGTCGACGCCTTGCGTCCCGGTGGTCTGATCATCGCCGATGAGGGCGAGTTCGGCAAACGCAATCTCGACAAGGCGAAATATGAGAATAATCCGCTGGAAGACGGGTCGCTGGCCAAATGGCAGTTGCTCAAGCTGGATATTTCCGCGCTGACGCTCGAAGCTGTGAAGCCGTTCGGACTGGGCAACAAGGAAGCGCTGCGCTGCAAGAATATGTGGACGCTGGGCCTCGCGCTGTGGATGTTCGAGCGCGACCGTGAACCGATCATCGACTGGCTGAAGGGCAAATTTGCCAAATTGCCGGATGTTGCGGATGCCAATATTGCAGCGCTCAACGCCGGTCATGCTTATGGCGAAACCGCCGAGCTGTCCGGTGACGGACTGGGCAGCAGCCATCTGACCACCCGCAAGGTCGGCGCGGCACCGTCTGCACCGGGAAAATATCGCACGGTGACCGGCGCAGAGTCGCTGTCGCTGGGACTGGTTGCCGGGGCGCAACTGGCGGACCTGCCGATGTTCTTCGGCGGCTATCCGATCACGCCGGCCTCGGCGATCCTTCACCATCTGTCGCGGCTGAAAGAATTTGGCGTGACCACATTTCAGGCTGAAGACGAAATTGCGGCAATCGCGGCGGCTATTGGCGCAAGCTATGCCGGCAAGCTCGGCATCACCTCATCCTCCGGTCCGGGGATCGCGCTGAAAGGCGAGGCAATCGGTCTGGCGATCATGACCGAATTGCCGCTGGTGATTGTCAACTCGCAGCGCGGCGGACCTTCGACCGGACTGCCGACCAAGACCGAGCAATCGGACCTCTACCAGGCTGTCTATGGCCGCAACGGCGATGCGCCGATGCCGGTGATTGCCGCCCGTTCGCCAAGCGATGCATTCGAATGCGCAATCGAGGCGGTGCGCATTGCGGTGCAATATATGACACCGGTGATGCTGCTGACCGACGGCTATATCGCCAATGCAGCCGAGCCTTGGAAAATTCCCGATGTTTCCGGTCTGGAGCCGTTCCCGACGTCGTTCCTCGAAACCATGCCGGCAGACGGACTGAAGCCTTATGCCCGCGACGAGAAGTTGGCTCGGCCCTGGATCAAGCCGGGCACGCCGGATTTGATGCACCGTATCGGTGGCATCGAGAAGGGCGTGGATACCGGCCATATCGATTATGGTGCGGCCAACCACCAGAAAATGACCGAAATCCGCCGCGACAAGGTTTTGGGCGTTGCCGACAGCATTCCGGATCAGGAGGTTGCGCTTGGTAATACAAGCGGCAAGCTGGCGGTTGTCGGCTGGGGGTCAACCTTCGGGCCGATCCACCAGGCAGTGCGCCGGGCCGTGGAAGCCGGCAAGGATGTCGCCCATATCCACATCAGAAATATCTGGCCGATGCCGAAAAATCTCGGCGACCTGCTGAAAAGCTATGACCGGGTGATCGTGCCGGAAATGAACACCGGACAGCTGAAAACCGTGTTGCGCGATCAGTATCTGGTCGATGCCAAACCGGTGAACAAGGTTTCCGGCCAGCCGTTTACCATTGCCGAAATTGAAGCGGCGATTGAGGAGAATCTGTCATGA
- a CDS encoding alpha/beta hydrolase: MTDAYVRPDVQMILTMMAQSDQPLMSEVEPAAAREMYNVMAAMLEADAVELPRIEDISCPGPAGEIPLRLYDSQAERSAETPVIIFYHGGGFVIGDLESHHSFCTYIAREMDMPVIAVDYRLAPEAPFPAAPQDSLAATRWVADNQEQLKLKISGMIPCGDSAGGNLTLVVGQVLAQDPAAVPVVAQFPIYPATRMDAAGGSMDEFAEGFLLTRDSMDYFNNHYAAKDDDIQVSPYLGDLAKSPPTVLVTAGLDPLRDQGRDYAADLIRHGVNTTFIEMPGNVHGFINIRKAVPSAAQDVDKMIAAWKTLLASLDS; this comes from the coding sequence ATGACTGACGCTTATGTGCGCCCCGATGTGCAGATGATTTTGACTATGATGGCGCAATCGGACCAGCCGCTGATGTCGGAAGTCGAACCCGCAGCAGCCCGCGAAATGTACAATGTGATGGCGGCGATGCTGGAAGCGGACGCCGTCGAACTGCCACGAATCGAGGACATCTCCTGTCCCGGTCCCGCCGGCGAAATCCCGCTGCGTCTTTATGACAGCCAGGCCGAGCGCAGTGCGGAAACACCCGTCATCATCTTCTATCACGGTGGCGGCTTTGTGATCGGCGATCTCGAATCCCACCATAGCTTCTGCACCTATATAGCGCGCGAAATGGACATGCCGGTTATCGCTGTAGACTATCGACTGGCCCCGGAAGCGCCTTTCCCGGCTGCACCGCAGGACAGTCTCGCCGCAACGCGCTGGGTCGCCGACAATCAGGAACAGCTCAAGCTCAAGATCAGCGGGATGATCCCCTGTGGTGACAGCGCCGGCGGCAACCTCACGCTGGTTGTCGGACAAGTGCTGGCCCAGGATCCCGCTGCTGTTCCCGTTGTCGCGCAATTTCCCATCTATCCCGCCACCCGCATGGACGCAGCAGGCGGATCAATGGACGAGTTTGCCGAAGGATTTCTGCTGACCAGAGACAGTATGGACTATTTCAACAACCATTATGCGGCCAAGGATGATGATATTCAGGTCTCACCCTATCTCGGCGATCTTGCGAAATCCCCGCCAACGGTGCTGGTCACCGCCGGTCTTGATCCGCTACGCGACCAGGGCCGCGACTATGCCGCGGATCTGATCCGCCACGGTGTGAACACGACTTTCATCGAAATGCCGGGCAATGTCCATGGCTTCATCAACATCCGCAAGGCGGTCCCGTCCGCTGCGCAGGATGTCGACAAGATGATCGCCGCGTGGAAAACATTGCTGGCCTCGCTCGACTCCTAG
- a CDS encoding RNA pyrophosphohydrolase gives MLANRSGQVFVGQRLDAADSQYPDAWQMPQGGIDKGEEPETAALRELREETGVIEDLVQIIGRSSEEYLYDLPDELLGKIWKGKYRGQRQSWFLMRFTGEDEHIDIQTEHPEFKNWKWTDPQGLPDLIVPFKRDLYRAVLKEFLPLI, from the coding sequence ATGCTCGCGAACCGGTCGGGACAGGTTTTTGTCGGCCAGCGTCTGGATGCGGCGGACAGCCAATATCCCGACGCATGGCAAATGCCGCAAGGCGGGATCGACAAGGGCGAAGAGCCTGAAACCGCGGCCTTGCGCGAACTGCGCGAGGAGACCGGTGTGATCGAGGATCTCGTGCAGATCATCGGTCGCAGCTCCGAAGAATATCTCTACGATCTCCCCGACGAACTGCTCGGCAAGATCTGGAAAGGCAAATATCGCGGCCAGCGGCAAAGCTGGTTCCTGATGCGCTTCACCGGCGAGGATGAGCATATCGATATCCAGACCGAGCATCCCGAATTCAAAAACTGGAAATGGACCGACCCGCAAGGCTTGCCAGACCTGATCGTTCCCTTCAAAAGAGACCTGTATCGGGCGGTGTTGAAAGAGTTTCTGCCGCTGATCTAG
- a CDS encoding YdiY family protein, giving the protein MTRPALAAAILVAASLSSPAAAALPDPVKAMIKAAIATGDKQDIAAVVKIARATNPEAHAEIDALMADYNALQVKSAAAALREKQEAGFFENWQGQGEIGGFRSTGNTSNLGLSGGLKLVKDAVKWRLNIKARADYERSAGSTTRDQLSATIEPNYKFDSSLYAYGLAQFERDRFQGFSARYTVSGGLGYELVKTEDVRLAIKAGPAIRITDFAGGGSKSSLAALAGLDFDWKISDHLKFSQDAGGTYASDAQGFSSAVIVVDSDNTSLTATSALEAKLLGALSARLSYTIEHETNPPAGRIKTDTLSRATLVYDF; this is encoded by the coding sequence ATGACCAGACCAGCATTAGCGGCCGCAATTCTCGTTGCGGCAAGCCTTTCCTCGCCAGCTGCCGCCGCACTGCCCGATCCGGTCAAGGCCATGATCAAAGCCGCGATTGCGACAGGCGACAAGCAGGATATTGCTGCTGTGGTGAAGATCGCGCGAGCGACGAACCCCGAGGCCCATGCCGAGATCGACGCCCTGATGGCCGACTATAACGCTCTGCAAGTCAAATCAGCCGCAGCAGCCCTGCGCGAGAAACAGGAAGCCGGCTTTTTCGAGAACTGGCAGGGTCAAGGCGAGATCGGCGGCTTCCGTTCGACCGGGAACACCAGCAATCTGGGCCTTTCCGGCGGGCTGAAACTGGTCAAGGATGCGGTCAAGTGGCGGCTGAATATCAAGGCCCGGGCCGACTATGAACGCAGCGCGGGGAGCACCACCCGCGATCAGTTGAGCGCGACTATCGAACCCAATTACAAGTTCGACTCAAGCCTCTATGCTTATGGCCTGGCCCAGTTTGAACGCGACCGTTTTCAGGGATTCTCCGCCCGCTACACCGTGTCCGGCGGACTCGGGTATGAACTGGTCAAAACCGAAGACGTCCGTCTCGCGATCAAGGCGGGTCCGGCAATTCGGATCACGGATTTTGCCGGCGGTGGCTCAAAAAGCAGTCTCGCCGCGCTGGCTGGTCTGGATTTTGACTGGAAGATTTCCGATCATCTGAAATTTTCGCAGGATGCCGGCGGCACCTATGCCAGCGATGCACAGGGCTTCAGCTCGGCTGTGATCGTCGTCGACAGTGACAACACCAGCCTGACCGCCACGTCAGCGCTGGAGGCGAAGCTGCTCGGCGCGCTTTCGGCCCGCCTTTCCTATACGATCGAACATGAAACCAATCCGCCGGCGGGGAGAATCAAGACCGACACGCTCAGCCGCGCGACTCTCGTCTATGATTTCTAG
- a CDS encoding tetratricopeptide repeat protein, translated as MRFSPAVVALSLVLATVSSASFGQSADVDIKPRSVEYMQMGEAAQKRGELDLAADLYETSLVVDPRNGSAFIALAQIARVQELPGKAIRLYREALILDPNNLDALAGQGEALIQRGALEKARVNLSRIETLCRSRCAQNDRLASAIETAEKKPVLSAEAVTPKPQIGEEEPVAETP; from the coding sequence ATGCGTTTTTCACCGGCGGTTGTCGCCTTGTCTCTCGTCCTTGCTACCGTTTCCAGCGCCAGTTTTGGCCAGTCCGCCGACGTCGACATCAAGCCGCGCTCGGTTGAATATATGCAGATGGGGGAGGCGGCGCAAAAGCGTGGTGAACTCGATCTGGCTGCCGATCTTTATGAAACATCTCTGGTTGTCGACCCCCGCAATGGCTCGGCTTTCATTGCTCTGGCGCAAATTGCCCGGGTGCAGGAACTGCCCGGCAAGGCGATCCGTCTCTATCGCGAAGCGCTGATACTTGACCCGAATAATCTTGACGCGCTGGCCGGTCAGGGCGAGGCGCTGATCCAGCGTGGCGCGTTGGAAAAGGCACGGGTCAATCTGTCGCGCATCGAAACGCTGTGCCGGTCGCGCTGTGCGCAGAATGACCGGCTGGCATCGGCGATCGAGACAGCCGAAAAGAAGCCGGTACTCTCGGCCGAAGCGGTGACGCCCAAGCCGCAAATCGGCGAGGAAGAGCCGGTCGCCGAGACTCCCTGA
- a CDS encoding RsmB/NOP family class I SAM-dependent RNA methyltransferase has translation MTPSARLQAAIEMLDWIIAAARDNGASADNIAKKFFKERRYAGSGDRRAIRELVYSAIRRWGERPENGRQAMLGLLDERPELRELFTGANYGPAAIEVGEPVASGPQVPAWLTDRFAGPIDEIERKALFDRAPLHIRVHGQRAKDSDVKAAWPEAVALALPQAYELPTGTQLEDKALYRDGAVEIQDLGSQAIAVAGAAAKPTLALDLCAGAGGKTLALAAMLPAESKLVAADADRSRLSRIEPRKRRTGARNIETILLGPGREMESLEHLKGRCDLVLVDAPCSGTGTWRRNPELRWRMTPKRLDHVTDLQHRLMELGSELVKPGGRLVYAVCSLLDAEGGDQTGRFLESHPEWRELSIDLPIGRPYRKGILLSPHHDGTDGFYFTCLEKL, from the coding sequence ATGACCCCGTCGGCACGGCTGCAGGCCGCTATCGAGATGCTGGACTGGATTATCGCGGCGGCGCGCGATAACGGGGCTTCGGCAGATAATATCGCGAAGAAATTCTTCAAGGAACGGCGCTATGCCGGATCCGGCGACCGGCGGGCCATTCGCGAGTTGGTCTATAGCGCGATCCGGCGCTGGGGCGAGCGGCCGGAGAACGGCAGGCAGGCGATGCTCGGCCTGCTGGACGAGCGGCCCGAACTGCGGGAGCTCTTTACCGGCGCCAATTATGGGCCGGCAGCGATCGAAGTGGGTGAACCGGTTGCCAGCGGTCCACAGGTCCCGGCGTGGCTGACCGACCGGTTTGCCGGTCCGATCGACGAGATTGAGCGTAAAGCGCTGTTCGATCGCGCGCCGCTGCATATCCGGGTCCATGGTCAGCGTGCCAAGGACAGCGACGTCAAGGCGGCCTGGCCAGAGGCGGTCGCTCTGGCTCTCCCTCAGGCCTACGAACTTCCCACCGGCACCCAGCTTGAAGACAAGGCGCTGTATCGCGACGGTGCGGTGGAAATCCAGGATCTCGGCAGCCAGGCCATTGCCGTGGCGGGCGCTGCTGCGAAACCAACACTGGCGCTCGATCTGTGCGCGGGCGCGGGTGGGAAGACGCTGGCGCTGGCGGCCATGCTGCCAGCCGAGAGCAAGCTTGTTGCAGCGGATGCGGACCGCAGCCGGCTGAGCCGGATCGAACCGCGCAAACGGCGGACCGGCGCGCGGAATATCGAGACGATCCTGCTTGGCCCGGGCCGGGAAATGGAGTCGCTGGAACATCTGAAAGGCCGTTGCGATCTCGTCCTGGTCGACGCACCTTGCAGCGGAACGGGGACATGGCGGCGCAATCCGGAATTGCGTTGGCGGATGACGCCCAAGCGGCTCGACCATGTGACGGACTTGCAGCACAGGCTGATGGAACTGGGCAGCGAACTGGTGAAACCGGGCGGCCGCCTGGTCTATGCCGTCTGCTCTCTGCTTGATGCCGAGGGCGGTGACCAGACAGGCCGCTTCCTGGAAAGCCACCCGGAGTGGCGGGAATTATCGATTGATTTGCCGATTGGCCGTCCATATCGTAAAGGCATACTTCTTTCACCGCATCATGACGGAACAGATGGCTTTTATTTTACCTGTCTCGAAAAATTGTGA